One Spirochaeta africana DSM 8902 genomic window carries:
- a CDS encoding translocation/assembly module TamB domain-containing protein, with the protein MMEQPKCLRTSKHPHLSRLVLVGALLLLVLVGVWGVPRLHAVLTQRVARLQAATIAGIEEVLNRPFEYRDIRPNIIQGITVRDLRVYRDADHISSLAEVGTLRVGYSIWGFLRGELRITRIQVLDARFTLDTRDPAGLQAFIQELLQRETNGTWQASLADTAILSARRLHVQVSDDSFTGDVAVQRATVRSLQSDPQFVLAGAFQGISDRFPQLGGIQGEVAVEGRITDNLSGIDSMVEVDLLETDRFLILDQEFGLQLFEDKVSIWRREARDPIEVQLEYSPVTDQVHLSLQSDGYRLGTLIHFRGDWAWMNQLSDGTYHGSGDLSFDLAAGRVSYDLDLQAVFTDLQGLGPVQADISARGNQDRLQVYASTVRTRLGQFRYTGRVSLQPDVLADGQLLVQDLRYRDLLIHQLRLDVASSDGRIQLRDADPDTSIGSISGLELEVAPNLGWGIGLRGNLLFNTSGTRRFSLQAVVPPGEGLQRASFRYVLNGMPGHTAAQLVQQLADITISDSLQQYAEGIDFSSSGVIFFDADGFRLQSPFVRVTDYRTYGDQLQFSLAASPERIAVSNLSGTAAGQPVTGELAASRRADRTDLTADMTIRSYAYQLHGEVRDDYVRIEGTHGLQAEASLSPGGMLVQIAAEQMPIPLPEQTLRLDLDMVGSLRGRDDFSFRISRLIVEDIQAGPLRRVSLPGVVTQGSIRIPRAEVFTDVRQYRGALELDYQLGTRASLAQLAGQLALELQDGDQQEQYSAQIELASGLLSGEFQIDGLPIDDYLAPELQGTIQAAGSFGGSLQEPSAAGSIRLHEARYRTSPLLAAADFRITPREFSLQNLAGEFQGVFFDPAGLELDFTTREVSLDGQVRITDWIQNRIDLDLQINGTMGPDWLGDLLHSDTSLSSRVSVRSQAAGRVTTYRFTARGLGDLFRIEGGLDGSGFYFASDDTGGFEFDMYPPFPVRAEGFGQLRDGQLSLDIPTLALEIEDVADLLIFPDFALNQGRLQGSLRLTGAVRDPDFYGTLNLTDVRGDLSLSPAEISIPRSSLVFEERGIRLPPTRVYAGSTAASISGGVQLSRFVPDEYRIEIQTLPDNWFPVDYDFGVVSVDGIGALDILLAGNQNEVNITGNITARNTSIVILPAETAAEIDTEPGLNVVTDLTFRTARGVEFFWPNRQFPILRTFARTGETVRLQSSAQDMFLALTGSVAIQGGEIFYFQRSFYLREGAILFDESAESFDPRVSLRAEIREVREDGPVTISLVADQNPLSQFAPRFTSSPTMPETEILALLGQNVVGQRGTGLDDDSGSAFTLNFLDTVGQLAVSRTVESRVRDALQLDMFSIRTPIIQNIGTPLDTPSPSLGQYLDNTSVFLGRYIGNDIFGELLVQLRAQDPFSDEPRNLTGLEIDSEISLDFDTPYFNLEWSFSPQNWEQLFIPDNTFSFTWGFSY; encoded by the coding sequence ATGATGGAACAACCGAAATGCCTGCGTACATCCAAGCATCCTCATCTCTCGCGTCTGGTACTGGTCGGGGCACTGCTGTTGCTGGTACTGGTCGGGGTGTGGGGCGTGCCGCGCCTGCATGCCGTCCTGACACAGCGGGTTGCGCGGCTGCAGGCTGCAACCATCGCCGGCATCGAGGAGGTGCTGAACCGGCCTTTTGAGTATCGCGATATCAGACCCAATATCATTCAGGGGATTACGGTGCGGGATCTGCGGGTCTACCGCGATGCAGATCACATTAGCAGTCTGGCAGAGGTCGGCACCTTGCGGGTTGGCTACAGTATCTGGGGATTCCTGCGCGGCGAGCTGCGGATAACCAGGATCCAGGTGCTCGATGCCCGGTTTACCCTTGATACCCGCGATCCTGCAGGCTTGCAGGCGTTTATCCAGGAACTGCTGCAGCGGGAAACCAACGGCACCTGGCAGGCTTCACTCGCTGATACGGCGATTCTCTCGGCGCGCCGGCTGCATGTCCAGGTAAGTGACGATTCGTTTACCGGTGATGTCGCTGTTCAACGTGCTACCGTGCGATCACTGCAGAGTGATCCGCAGTTTGTGCTGGCCGGTGCGTTCCAGGGGATTTCTGACCGATTTCCGCAACTTGGTGGAATCCAGGGGGAGGTCGCTGTCGAGGGGCGTATAACCGACAATCTTTCCGGTATCGATTCAATGGTAGAGGTCGATTTGCTGGAGACCGATCGCTTTCTTATTCTTGATCAGGAGTTCGGTCTGCAGCTGTTCGAGGATAAGGTGTCTATCTGGCGGCGTGAAGCCCGCGATCCGATAGAGGTCCAGCTGGAATACTCCCCGGTTACGGATCAGGTCCATTTATCGCTGCAGTCCGATGGCTATCGCCTGGGAACCCTGATCCATTTTCGCGGCGACTGGGCCTGGATGAATCAACTCAGTGACGGTACCTACCATGGCAGCGGCGATCTCAGCTTTGATCTGGCGGCAGGCCGGGTTAGTTATGATCTTGATTTGCAGGCAGTGTTTACCGATCTGCAAGGGCTGGGTCCGGTGCAGGCCGATATTTCTGCACGCGGGAATCAGGACAGACTGCAGGTGTATGCCAGCACTGTCAGGACCCGTCTGGGGCAGTTCAGATATACCGGAAGGGTATCCCTGCAGCCGGATGTGCTGGCGGATGGTCAGCTGCTGGTGCAGGACCTGCGTTATCGTGACCTGCTGATACACCAGCTGCGCCTGGATGTTGCCTCCAGTGATGGCAGAATACAGCTGCGTGATGCTGATCCCGACACATCTATCGGCAGTATCTCCGGGTTGGAACTCGAGGTGGCACCCAATCTGGGCTGGGGGATCGGGCTGCGGGGCAACCTGCTGTTCAACACATCCGGAACCCGGCGTTTTTCGCTCCAGGCTGTAGTACCGCCTGGCGAAGGGCTGCAGCGAGCCAGTTTCCGGTACGTCCTGAATGGAATGCCGGGGCATACCGCTGCCCAGCTTGTCCAGCAGCTGGCTGATATCACCATCTCGGATTCCCTGCAGCAGTATGCGGAGGGGATTGATTTCTCCAGCAGCGGTGTGATTTTCTTTGATGCTGACGGATTCCGTTTACAATCCCCGTTTGTCCGGGTTACCGATTATCGCACCTACGGTGACCAGCTGCAGTTTTCTCTGGCAGCTTCTCCCGAACGGATTGCGGTTTCCAATCTCAGTGGTACGGCTGCCGGCCAGCCGGTAACCGGTGAGCTTGCCGCTTCGCGTCGTGCCGATCGCACCGATCTCACTGCTGATATGACCATACGCAGCTATGCCTATCAGCTCCATGGTGAGGTTCGGGACGACTATGTCAGAATCGAGGGTACGCACGGCCTGCAGGCGGAGGCCAGTCTGTCGCCAGGCGGGATGCTGGTGCAGATAGCCGCAGAACAGATGCCGATTCCACTGCCCGAACAGACCCTCAGGCTGGACCTGGATATGGTCGGCAGCTTGCGAGGTCGCGACGACTTTTCGTTCCGGATCTCCCGTTTGATTGTCGAGGACATCCAGGCAGGCCCTCTCCGCCGGGTCAGCTTGCCGGGTGTCGTTACCCAGGGCAGTATACGCATTCCCCGGGCGGAGGTGTTCACCGATGTGCGTCAATACCGCGGCGCCCTTGAACTTGATTACCAGCTCGGCACGAGGGCCTCGCTTGCTCAGCTTGCCGGTCAGCTTGCGCTGGAACTTCAGGATGGGGACCAGCAGGAGCAGTATTCTGCGCAGATTGAGCTCGCATCAGGTCTGCTGTCGGGAGAGTTCCAGATCGATGGCCTGCCGATAGACGACTATCTTGCGCCGGAACTCCAGGGAACGATCCAGGCCGCGGGCAGCTTTGGCGGCAGTCTTCAGGAACCTTCAGCAGCCGGTAGTATCCGCTTGCACGAGGCCCGCTATCGTACCTCACCGCTGCTGGCGGCGGCGGATTTCCGTATAACCCCCCGGGAGTTTTCCCTGCAAAATCTTGCCGGAGAGTTTCAGGGGGTGTTCTTTGACCCGGCTGGCCTGGAGCTGGATTTTACCACCCGGGAGGTCTCGCTTGACGGGCAGGTGCGGATTACCGACTGGATACAGAATCGCATAGATCTGGATCTGCAGATCAACGGCACCATGGGGCCGGACTGGCTGGGCGATCTGCTGCATAGCGATACCAGCCTGTCGTCCCGGGTGTCCGTACGCAGTCAGGCAGCAGGCCGGGTCACCACCTACCGGTTTACCGCCAGGGGACTGGGTGACCTGTTTCGCATAGAGGGCGGTCTTGACGGCAGCGGTTTCTACTTCGCCTCGGACGACACCGGCGGATTCGAGTTCGATATGTATCCGCCGTTTCCTGTACGTGCCGAGGGCTTCGGCCAGCTCAGGGATGGTCAGCTCAGCCTGGATATTCCGACCCTGGCGCTGGAGATAGAGGATGTTGCTGATCTGCTGATATTCCCTGATTTCGCCCTCAACCAGGGGCGTCTGCAGGGGAGCCTGCGTCTGACCGGTGCGGTGCGCGATCCGGATTTCTACGGCACCCTTAACCTGACGGATGTCCGCGGCGATCTGTCGCTCAGTCCGGCCGAAATATCCATACCGCGCAGCAGCCTGGTGTTCGAGGAGCGGGGTATCAGGCTGCCGCCTACCAGGGTATATGCCGGCAGTACCGCAGCCTCGATCTCCGGTGGGGTGCAGCTGTCGCGTTTTGTGCCGGATGAGTATCGCATAGAGATTCAGACCTTGCCGGACAACTGGTTCCCGGTCGACTATGATTTCGGGGTCGTTTCGGTTGATGGTATCGGTGCGCTGGATATTCTGCTGGCCGGGAATCAGAATGAAGTCAACATAACCGGGAACATTACCGCCCGCAACACCTCCATCGTCATCCTGCCTGCCGAAACGGCCGCCGAGATCGATACCGAGCCGGGCCTCAACGTGGTGACCGATCTTACCTTCCGTACCGCCCGCGGGGTCGAGTTTTTCTGGCCCAATCGTCAGTTTCCTATTCTGCGAACCTTTGCCCGTACCGGCGAAACCGTCCGCCTGCAAAGCTCTGCCCAGGATATGTTCCTGGCATTGACCGGCAGCGTGGCTATCCAGGGCGGGGAGATTTTCTATTTTCAGCGCAGCTTTTATCTGCGGGAAGGGGCGATCCTGTTTGATGAATCTGCCGAGAGCTTTGATCCGCGGGTTTCGCTGCGTGCCGAGATCCGTGAGGTACGAGAGGACGGCCCGGTTACCATCTCGCTGGTTGCCGATCAGAACCCGCTGTCACAGTTTGCGCCGCGCTTTACCTCATCCCCGACCATGCCGGAGACAGAGATACTGGCGCTGCTGGGGCAGAATGTGGTTGGCCAGCGCGGCACGGGGCTGGACGACGACAGCGGGAGCGCATTTACCTTGAACTTTCTGGACACGGTGGGGCAGCTGGCGGTGTCGCGAACGGTGGAGTCCCGGGTGCGCGATGCCTTGCAGCTTGACATGTTCTCGATCCGCACACCGATCATCCAGAATATCGGTACACCCCTTGACACACCATCGCCTTCTCTTGGACAGTACCTGGATAATACCTCAGTGTTTCTGGGGCGGTATATCGGGAACGATATTTTCGGGGAGCTGCTGGTGCAGCTGCGTGCTCAGGATCCTTTTTCGGATGAGCCGCGTAACCTTACCGGCCTTGAAATTGATTCTGAGATTAGCCTGGATTTTGATACACCGTATTTCAATCTGGAGTGGAGTTTTTCTCCGCAGAACTGGGAGCAGTTGTTCATCCCTGACAACACGTTCTCTTTTACCTGGGGATTCTCATACTGA
- the tmk gene encoding dTMP kinase encodes MHTEHDTATGFSGSHPRFIVLEGIDGAGTTTQAHLLARALAQAGEQVYATCEPTDGSIGRLIRTLLSGTEQVTPHTMAHLFAADRCEHVYAPEHGIVARLARGDWVISDRYVFSSLAYQGPDVGFERVRQLNSGIPLPRWVFHLSLSGKLAMSRLSGRSTLDIYENTAFQDKVSHAYSTAYQQFPQEDTTWQVLDATDSVDKIHRSICNSLEIPPINTG; translated from the coding sequence ATGCATACAGAACATGACACAGCCACAGGGTTTTCGGGCAGCCACCCGCGCTTTATCGTGCTCGAGGGAATTGACGGCGCCGGCACCACAACCCAGGCGCATCTGCTTGCCCGGGCGCTTGCCCAGGCCGGGGAGCAGGTCTATGCCACCTGTGAACCGACCGACGGCAGTATCGGCAGACTGATCCGGACCCTGCTCTCCGGCACGGAACAGGTCACCCCCCATACCATGGCGCATCTGTTTGCGGCCGACCGCTGTGAGCATGTATATGCCCCTGAACATGGCATAGTCGCCAGGCTTGCGCGTGGCGACTGGGTGATCAGTGATCGGTATGTCTTTTCCAGTCTGGCGTATCAGGGACCTGACGTGGGGTTTGAACGGGTCAGACAGCTGAACAGCGGCATCCCTCTGCCGCGCTGGGTTTTTCATCTCTCCCTCTCCGGGAAGCTTGCTATGAGCCGTCTTTCCGGAAGATCGACCCTTGATATATATGAGAACACCGCTTTCCAGGACAAGGTTTCACATGCCTACAGCACGGCCTACCAGCAGTTTCCGCAGGAAGACACCACATGGCAGGTGCTGGATGCAACCGACAGTGTAGATAAAATTCACCGAAGCATCTGTAATTCCCTGGAGATTCCGCCGATAAACACAGGGTGA